A single Spiroplasma floricola 23-6 DNA region contains:
- a CDS encoding ATP-binding cassette domain-containing protein, translating to MNDLIIFKNFVKKFKAKKIGPVNCSIERSKITAILGPSGSGKSVILNSILGIIKRFSGDISIDNISRKKGNYYTINRKIGYYTQMDFSLYEISCYKFLFDICITMGISKKDSIQRIEHWLKYFELWESKDKKIKSFSWGMKNRVNLILCFIKDPDILILDEPGANLDSLWRNKIKTLLMECKKNKKTVIITVHNIDEIVDIVDDLIIIDNGECVFNGKKSSLNIYEKYKVYIKNTFDLETFKVFLKEKNIKIFKYDEFENSIIVAFDTYQQINFLFLYLVKNKLPLKNIVRLPINIESIQKALKN from the coding sequence ATGAATGATTTAATTATATTTAAAAACTTTGTTAAAAAATTTAAAGCCAAAAAAATAGGACCTGTAAACTGTTCCATAGAGCGATCAAAAATTACAGCTATTTTAGGACCATCGGGTAGTGGAAAATCTGTTATTTTAAATTCTATTTTAGGAATTATAAAAAGATTTAGTGGTGATATTTCAATTGATAATATTAGTCGTAAAAAGGGAAATTATTATACTATTAACAGAAAAATAGGATACTATACACAAATGGATTTTTCATTATATGAAATAAGTTGCTATAAATTTTTATTTGATATTTGCATTACTATGGGAATAAGCAAAAAAGATTCAATTCAAAGAATTGAGCACTGATTAAAATATTTTGAACTTTGAGAATCAAAAGATAAAAAAATTAAATCTTTTTCATGAGGAATGAAAAATAGAGTTAATTTAATTTTGTGTTTCATAAAAGATCCTGACATTTTAATTTTAGATGAACCTGGAGCTAATCTTGATTCTTTATGAAGAAATAAAATTAAAACACTTTTAATGGAATGCAAAAAAAATAAGAAAACTGTCATAATTACAGTTCACAATATTGATGAAATTGTTGATATTGTTGATGATTTAATAATAATAGATAATGGTGAATGTGTTTTTAATGGTAAAAAATCTAGTTTAAATATTTATGAAAAATATAAAGTTTATATTAAAAATACTTTTGATCTAGAAACTTTTAAAGTATTTTTAAAAGAAAAAAATATAAAAATATTTAAGTATGATGAATTTGAAAACTCAATTATTGTTGCTTTTGATACTTATCAGCAGATTAATTTCTTATTTTTATATTTAGTAAAAAATAAACTACCATTAAAAAATATTGTAAGATTACCTATTAATATTGAATCTATCCAAAAAGCTTTAAAAAATTAA
- a CDS encoding ABC transporter permease — MKELKKRIPLTWIIKFNLRMIFKEKSFIVLNLIFLIFTLFISIFSAIEKNNAFFLKFYDYYLLIGVFVNLFLICLRLVQFFYISKVNDKTLNIQVVQQISRRKLFLYNYFTFILLTFIICLIPFILLNSINYLSSLKFSWFIFKISLTFFAYSFASCLCFIGFFSMITLFSNIQVSTIMATLIMSITFISNLPYLFLKQGEDHKLLKLNYQNEGFPVTLSKKVNMIYDSYDLKKHVLNGQIRFPDLSLEIFNNFIENKYLTDTRSSTSFETSKSIEKRINFWKTIGVIEEKSSSFSLDQPTRIVSMNKNFEEISDWKNNNVTFKFNLKYKFLSIEEIQEKINRTEDVKTKKVLTQFVEYTNYIFKYKTDFKSFTSNLFEHFIFFDDKDNKDINWIENKSTNQKVLFQAKYLADIYQYHYSPADHKLGLDIDNSKDLIENSLFFKTMLSMHLLENYFLNYTDNLTVLEDSTIATGDETWEEYEKSRNLYNLLLNVNFTANVLQNYRYFGGESYDDIWFEPESRNKIFFNKQDNLFITKPGYKFKLDTNNKIVGDTYNNFVPPYYYAIAQIILGLINNLVACLKFKRMDLNG, encoded by the coding sequence ATGAAAGAATTAAAGAAAAGAATACCTTTAACATGAATTATCAAATTTAATTTGAGAATGATATTTAAAGAAAAATCTTTTATAGTTTTAAATCTAATTTTCTTAATTTTTACATTATTTATTAGTATTTTTTCAGCTATTGAAAAAAATAATGCTTTCTTTTTAAAATTTTATGACTACTATTTATTAATTGGTGTATTTGTAAATTTATTTCTTATTTGTTTAAGACTTGTTCAGTTTTTTTATATTTCAAAAGTAAATGACAAAACTTTAAACATTCAAGTTGTTCAACAAATTTCTAGAAGAAAATTATTTTTATATAACTATTTTACATTTATTTTATTAACTTTTATTATTTGTTTAATTCCATTTATACTTTTGAATTCTATTAATTATTTATCTTCTTTAAAATTCTCTTGATTTATTTTTAAAATAAGTTTAACTTTTTTTGCTTATTCATTTGCAAGTTGCTTGTGTTTTATTGGTTTTTTCTCAATGATAACATTGTTTTCAAATATACAAGTTTCAACAATTATGGCTACTTTAATTATGTCTATTACTTTTATCAGTAATCTACCTTATTTATTTTTAAAGCAAGGAGAAGATCATAAATTGTTAAAGTTAAATTATCAAAATGAAGGATTTCCAGTAACGTTATCAAAAAAAGTAAATATGATTTATGACTCATATGATTTAAAAAAGCATGTTTTAAATGGACAAATAAGATTCCCAGATTTAAGTTTAGAAATCTTTAATAACTTTATTGAGAATAAATATTTAACTGATACAAGATCTTCAACAAGTTTTGAAACTTCAAAAAGTATTGAAAAAAGAATTAATTTTTGAAAAACAATTGGTGTAATTGAAGAAAAGTCATCTTCTTTTTCATTAGATCAACCAACAAGAATAGTTTCAATGAATAAAAATTTTGAAGAAATATCAGATTGAAAAAATAATAATGTGACTTTTAAATTTAATTTGAAATATAAATTTTTATCAATCGAAGAAATACAAGAAAAAATAAATAGAACAGAAGATGTAAAAACTAAAAAAGTGTTAACTCAATTTGTAGAATATACAAACTATATTTTTAAATATAAAACTGACTTTAAATCATTTACAAGTAATTTATTTGAGCATTTTATTTTCTTTGATGATAAAGATAATAAGGATATAAATTGAATTGAAAATAAAAGCACAAACCAAAAAGTTTTATTTCAAGCAAAATATCTTGCAGACATTTATCAATATCATTATTCACCTGCAGATCATAAACTTGGTTTAGATATAGATAACTCAAAAGATTTAATAGAAAATAGTCTATTTTTTAAAACTATGTTATCAATGCACTTATTAGAAAATTATTTTTTAAATTATACAGATAATCTAACAGTACTTGAAGATTCAACAATTGCAACAGGTGATGAAACATGAGAAGAGTATGAAAAATCAAGAAATCTTTATAATCTTTTATTAAATGTAAACTTTACAGCAAACGTTTTACAAAACTATAGATACTTTGGTGGAGAAAGTTATGATGATATTTGATTTGAACCTGAATCAAGAAATAAAATATTTTTTAATAAACAAGATAATTTATTTATTACAAAGCCAGGCTATAAATTTAAATTAGATACAAATAATAAAATTGTTGGAGATACATATAATAATTTTGTTCCTCCATATTATTATGCAATAGCACAAATTATTTTAGGTTTAATAAATAATTTGGTTGCTTGTTTAAAATTTAAAAGAATGGATCTAAATGGTTAG